The nucleotide window GAGGTCGACTCCAGCACCCAGGAGTGGCTGAGCGGCTCCACCTCGCAGGGGTTCATCGCGTGGCTCAACAAGTGCACGCACTTCTGCTGTGTCCCCGGGTTCAAGTCGAACCCGGGTTCCGCCCGATACGGGGCCGCGGACGGCGTCTACTGTCCGTGCCACCAGTCCGTGTACGTCCCGTACAGCATCACCCCCACGCTGTTCACGGCCCGGCCGCGCCCGGACGACTCGGGCTCGGGCGAGTAAGGGGCCCGGCGACGACCTCCGCGACCGACACGACGACGCGCTTTTCCTCCCGCTCCGCCCACGCGAACCCATGAGCGACGAGCACACGACGGACGACGCGTTCGAGCGCGAACTGGCGAACGCCCGGTCACTCCTCGACGCCGAGGACGTCACCGCGATCCACGTCGGCGTCGTCCACGGCGAGGAGGTCGACACGGCGTTCGCGCAGACGGCCGACGACCCGGAGGGGGAGGGGCTCCGAGCGCTCACGCTGCTCGCGACCCACCTCCGACTGGTCGCCGAGGAGGCGGGCGTCGACTACGAGACCGTCGCCGCCGACGCGGCACGGCTCGCCGATTCGGTCGAGGAACTGCCCGACATGGGGGACGATTCCGGGTCACAGTCGGAACGCGAGGACTGACGCGGCAGCGTCGCCCGGCGGACCCCGCCTCGACCGACCACGTCATCGACTATCCACGTCATCGACCGGCCACGGCACCGTTTCGCACGCCCGCGACAGGCTTATCCCGATGCACATATTTGTACATCGTAACACCAATCTGCCCACCCATGTCCACAATACAGGAGTACATCGAGCGCGTGACCGAGGGGGAGGACCTGACCGTCGCGGAGGCGCGGGAGGCCTCAACGGTCGTGTTCGAGGAGGCGACCGAGGCACAGATCGGCGCCCTGCTCGCCGCGCTGCGGGCCAAGGGCGAGACGGAGGGCGAGATCGCCGGCTTCGCGCAGGGGATGCGCGACGCAGCGCGGACGATCGACCCCGACGGCGACCCGCTCGTCGACACCTGCGGCACCGGCGGCGACGACTACGACACCATCAACGTCTCGACGACCTCGGCCATCGTCGCCGCGGGCGCGGGCGTGACGGTAGCCAAGCACGGTAACTACTCGGTCTCCTCCTCCTCCGGGAGCGCGGACGTGCTGGAGGTCGCGGGCGTGAAGGTCGACAGCGAGCCCCCCGCCGTCGAGGCGGCCATCGAGCGCGACGGCATCGGCTTCATGCTCGCGCCGGTGTTCCACCCGGCGATGAAGGCCGTCATCGGCCCGCGAAAGGAACTCGGGATGCGGACGCTGTTCAACATCCTCGGCCCGCTCACCAACCCCGCCGGCGCCGAGGCACAGGTGCTCGGGGTGTACGACCCGGACCTCGTCCCGCTGCTCGCGGAGGCGCTCACGCACATGCCGACCGAACGGGCGCTCGTCGTCCACGGCGACGGCGCCGACGAGATCGCGCTCCACGGGCCGAGCATCGTGGCCGAGGTCGACGGCGACGACGTGACCGAGTACACGCTCACGCCCGAGGACGTCGGGCTCGAACGCGCGCCGGTCTCGGACATCGCCGGCGGGTCGCCCGAGGAGAACGCCCGCGACCTCGAGGGCATCGTCACCGGCGAGGTGACGGGGCCGAAGCGGAACGTCATCCTCGTGAACGCCGGGGCGGCGATCTACGTCGCCGGCGAGGCGGCCAGCGTCGAGGAGGGGGTCGAGCGCGCCGCGAACGCCATCGACGAGGGGGACGCCGGGGACACCCTGGCGGCGATGCGCGAATGACGCGGGTGAAGATCTGCGGCGTCACGAACGCGACGGACCTCCAGGCGGTCTCGGAGGCCGGCGCCGACGCCGTCGGCGTCATCGCGGACGTGCCGGTCGACACCCCGCGCGAGGTGAACCTCGCGACCGCCGCGGACCTCACGGCCGCGGCGCCGCCGTTCCTCACGACGACGCTCGTCACGATGCCCGTCGAGACCGAGGACGCCGTCGACGCCGCGCGGCTCGTCGACCCCGACGTGCTCCAGCTCCACGGCGACGACCTCGACGCGACCGACATTGGCTACGTCCGCGCCGAGGCCGGCGTGAAGGTCGTCCCCGTCGTGGACCACGACGACCCCGACCGCGCCCACGACCTCGACGAGGCGGCCGACGCCATCCTCGTCGACTCGACGACCGAGGGGGGCGCCGGCGGGACGGGGGAGACGCACGACTGGGAGGCGACCGCCGAACTGGCCCGCGAACTGGTCTCGCCGGTCGTCCTCGCCGGCGGGCTGACGCCCGAGAACGTCGCGGCCGCGATCTCGACGGTCGAGCCGTTCGCCGTCGACGTCGCCTCCGGCGTCGAGCAGCGCGGCGGCGCGAAGGACCACACCGCTGTCGCCCGGTTCGTCCGGAACGCGGGCCGGTCGCTTGGCGAGGCGGAGGAGGTCCACGGCTGATGGAGGGAGCCGGTTCGAGCGAGGTGAACTCCTGATGGACCGCACGCGCGCCGAGTTCGTCGACCTCGTGGAACCCGTCGAGGGGCCGGCGGTCGCCTACGTCACCGCCGCGGTCGACGCCGACGTGGAACCGCTGACCGCGTACGCCGCGCTCGCGGACCGCGCCTCCCACTCGTTCCTGCTGGAGAGCGCCGGTAAGGTCGCCTCCAGCGACCCGGACGGCGCGTTCTCGCCGAGTTCGGGCGGCGCAGGTGGAGGGAACGGCTACAACGGCGCCGGCAACCGCGGCGGCGACCCGGACGCCGAGGCGGAACGACACGCCCGCTTCTCGTTCGTCGGCTATGACCCCGAGGCGGTCGTCTCCGTCTACCCCGACCGGACCGAGGTGGACCGGCTGGGTCCCGCCGCCGAGTACGTCGAGGTCGGCGGCGACGACGTCGTCGACCGCGTTCGCGCGGCCCTGCCGGACGCCGAACGGGTCGGCTTCCCCGAGTCGGACCGGCAGACGCTCGACGGCGGGCTGGTGGGCTTTCTGGCCTACGACGCGGTGTACGACCTCTGGCTCGAGGAGGTCGGCGTCGACCGGCCCGACCCGGTCGTCCCGGACGCCGAGTTCGTGCTCACGACCCGGACGCTCGCGTTCGACGACCTTGAGGGGACCGTCCGGCTGGTGTTCACGCCGATCGTCGGCCCCGACGAGGACCCCGGCGCCGTCTACGACGCCCTCGCGGCGGAGGCGGCGGACGTGGAGGTGACGCTCCGCGCGGCGGAGCCGCCGGAGACGGACGGCATCCGGAAGAGCGGCGAGACCGCCGGACCGCGCGACGCCTACGAGGACGCCGTCCGCGAGGCGAAGGAGCGCGTCCTCGACGGCGACATCTACCAGGGCGTCGTCTCCCGAACCAGGACGGTCGAGGGCGCGGTGGACGACCTCGCGCTGTACGAGTCGCTCAGGGCGGTGAACCCCTCACCGTACATGTACCTCCTGCAACACGGCGACCGGTCGGTCGTCGGCGCCTCCCCCGAGACGCTCGTCTCGGTCCAGGGCGACCGGATCGTCTCGAACCCCATCGCGGGCACCTGCCCGCGCGGCGCCTCGCCCGTCGAGGACCGGCGGCTCGCCGGCGAGATGCTCGCCGACGGCAAGGAGCGCGCCGAGCACACGATGCTCGTCGACCTCGCGCGCAACGACGTCAGGCGCGTCTCCGAGCCAGGGTCGGTCCGGGTCGAGGAGTTCATGAACGTCCTGAAGTACAGCCACGTCCAGCACATCGAGTCGACGGTCACGGGGACGCTCGCGGCCGACGCCGACGCGTTCGACG belongs to Halorarum halophilum and includes:
- the trpD gene encoding anthranilate phosphoribosyltransferase, with the protein product MQEYIERVTEGEDLTVAEAREASTVVFEEATEAQIGALLAALRAKGETEGEIAGFAQGMRDAARTIDPDGDPLVDTCGTGGDDYDTINVSTTSAIVAAGAGVTVAKHGNYSVSSSSGSADVLEVAGVKVDSEPPAVEAAIERDGIGFMLAPVFHPAMKAVIGPRKELGMRTLFNILGPLTNPAGAEAQVLGVYDPDLVPLLAEALTHMPTERALVVHGDGADEIALHGPSIVAEVDGDDVTEYTLTPEDVGLERAPVSDIAGGSPEENARDLEGIVTGEVTGPKRNVILVNAGAAIYVAGEAASVEEGVERAANAIDEGDAGDTLAAMRE
- a CDS encoding phosphoribosylanthranilate isomerase; its protein translation is MTRVKICGVTNATDLQAVSEAGADAVGVIADVPVDTPREVNLATAADLTAAAPPFLTTTLVTMPVETEDAVDAARLVDPDVLQLHGDDLDATDIGYVRAEAGVKVVPVVDHDDPDRAHDLDEAADAILVDSTTEGGAGGTGETHDWEATAELARELVSPVVLAGGLTPENVAAAISTVEPFAVDVASGVEQRGGAKDHTAVARFVRNAGRSLGEAEEVHG
- the trpE gene encoding anthranilate synthase component I; this encodes MDRTRAEFVDLVEPVEGPAVAYVTAAVDADVEPLTAYAALADRASHSFLLESAGKVASSDPDGAFSPSSGGAGGGNGYNGAGNRGGDPDAEAERHARFSFVGYDPEAVVSVYPDRTEVDRLGPAAEYVEVGGDDVVDRVRAALPDAERVGFPESDRQTLDGGLVGFLAYDAVYDLWLEEVGVDRPDPVVPDAEFVLTTRTLAFDDLEGTVRLVFTPIVGPDEDPGAVYDALAAEAADVEVTLRAAEPPETDGIRKSGETAGPRDAYEDAVREAKERVLDGDIYQGVVSRTRTVEGAVDDLALYESLRAVNPSPYMYLLQHGDRSVVGASPETLVSVQGDRIVSNPIAGTCPRGASPVEDRRLAGEMLADGKERAEHTMLVDLARNDVRRVSEPGSVRVEEFMNVLKYSHVQHIESTVTGTLAADADAFDATRATFPAGTLTGAPKVRAMEIVDELELEPRGVYGGGVGYYSWSDDADFAIVIRTATVDHPPDGPDELTVRAGAGIVADSDPASEYEETEQKMGGVLDAVERALVTEDADSEGPATAVAESEAER